In Thermomicrobiales bacterium, one genomic interval encodes:
- a CDS encoding PspC domain-containing protein, translating into MIHDEQFEPRDAPRQPSGPPQPEIRRLYRSRNDRMIGGVAGGLANYLGIDPILSRLIWIALLFTGAGFLIYIVAWIVIPEAPVGMVEAVASPASSMTLRVIFGVGLVFIGGILLLREILPWIDDGVVWAVLLVCVGVGILVKAVRS; encoded by the coding sequence ATGATCCACGATGAGCAGTTCGAGCCACGCGACGCGCCCCGGCAGCCGTCCGGCCCGCCGCAGCCGGAAATACGTCGGCTCTACCGGAGCCGCAACGACCGGATGATCGGCGGGGTTGCAGGCGGTCTGGCGAACTATCTCGGTATTGATCCGATTCTGTCGCGCCTGATCTGGATCGCGTTGCTGTTCACCGGTGCCGGATTCCTGATCTATATCGTTGCCTGGATCGTCATTCCGGAAGCGCCGGTCGGCATGGTTGAGGCGGTCGCCTCGCCGGCATCCAGCATGACGTTGCGGGTGATCTTCGGCGTTGGCCTGGTGTTCATCGGCGGCATCCTGCTGCTGCGGGAGATATTGCCGTGGATTGACGATGGCGTCGTCTGGGCTGTGCTGCTCGTCTGTGTCGGGGTCGGGATACTCGTGAAGGCGGTGCGCTCATGA
- a CDS encoding DUF5668 domain-containing protein: MYAERWNLTAAILGLLFIVIGALFLLDEFDVLTFDAYYMIPLLVIGAGVAVLFGGRRSNEP; the protein is encoded by the coding sequence ATGTACGCTGAGCGCTGGAATCTCACCGCCGCCATCCTGGGGTTGCTGTTCATCGTGATCGGCGCGCTGTTCCTGCTGGATGAATTTGACGTCCTGACGTTTGATGCCTACTACATGATTCCGCTGCTTGTTATCGGCGCCGGTGTCGCCGTGCTGTTCGGCGGTCGGCGTTCAAACGAACCGTAG
- a CDS encoding P1 family peptidase, whose product MSQTPDNARCRARDLGISIGTYPTGELNAITDVAGVEVGHATVSWGDADLPDRHGPARTGVTAIWPRRYDATGGDDDLLTHPVAAGFFALAGTGEMSGRSEIEELGRINTPIVLTNTMGVGTAYDAICRYLVERDERVGGSEGVVIPVVGECDDEYLNDARGFHVTAAHVAAALDTASGGPVAEGCVGSGTGMVCFGFKGGIGTSSRRVADGDARWTVGVLTMTNFGRRGRLTIDGVPVGRHIPWGSEAELPEQSHRGDRVDGSCIVVVATDAPLDGRQLARLAKRAALGLGRTGSAGENGSGELLVAFSTGYRPQQGPGTATQQIIEGESINDLFAATVDATEEAVLNSLCMAETATGRFGRTIHALPLARVRELMEEYGRTKPADI is encoded by the coding sequence ATGAGCCAGACACCCGACAACGCGCGCTGCCGGGCACGCGACCTCGGCATTTCCATTGGCACCTACCCGACCGGCGAACTGAACGCCATCACCGACGTTGCGGGCGTCGAGGTGGGGCACGCGACAGTCAGTTGGGGCGATGCTGACCTGCCCGACCGGCACGGCCCCGCACGAACCGGCGTCACCGCGATCTGGCCGCGACGCTACGACGCCACTGGTGGCGACGACGACCTGCTGACGCACCCGGTCGCGGCGGGCTTCTTCGCGCTGGCCGGCACCGGCGAGATGAGTGGACGCAGCGAGATCGAGGAGCTGGGCCGGATCAACACACCGATCGTCCTGACAAACACGATGGGCGTCGGCACGGCCTACGACGCCATCTGCCGCTACCTGGTCGAGCGCGATGAGCGTGTCGGCGGCAGCGAAGGCGTCGTCATCCCGGTCGTCGGTGAGTGCGACGACGAGTATCTCAACGACGCGCGTGGCTTCCACGTCACGGCAGCGCACGTCGCGGCCGCGTTGGACACCGCCAGCGGCGGTCCGGTCGCTGAGGGCTGCGTCGGATCCGGCACCGGCATGGTCTGCTTCGGCTTCAAAGGTGGGATCGGGACATCGTCGCGCCGCGTCGCAGATGGTGACGCACGCTGGACAGTCGGCGTGCTGACGATGACGAACTTCGGCCGGCGCGGACGCCTCACGATCGACGGCGTGCCGGTCGGTCGGCACATCCCGTGGGGATCGGAAGCGGAACTACCCGAGCAGAGCCATCGCGGCGACCGGGTCGATGGCTCGTGCATCGTCGTCGTCGCGACCGACGCACCGCTCGATGGTCGGCAACTGGCGCGGTTGGCGAAGCGCGCGGCGCTCGGGCTGGGCCGCACCGGCTCGGCCGGAGAGAACGGCAGCGGCGAACTGTTGGTCGCCTTCTCCACCGGCTATCGGCCGCAGCAGGGACCCGGGACTGCCACGCAGCAGATCATCGAAGGCGAGTCGATCAACGACCTGTTCGCCGCCACAGTCGACGCGACCGAGGAGGCCGTGCTCAACAGCCTCTGCATGGCCGAGACGGCAACCGGACGCTTCGGACGCACGATCCATGCGCTGCCACTGGCCCGTGTGCGCGAGCTGATGGAGGAGTATGGAAGAACAAAGCCAGCAGACATCTAG
- a CDS encoding cell wall-active antibiotics response protein, with protein MNLEPGRFDGDNPPPTYEQYPPTPPPRSGVSTGTLLLGGVLIVVGVLWLLQRADIIASPWRAALPGVLIAVGVAILIEARRRLDGGLVTIGVLLTLILSITSIADIPIGGGVGDRDHRPTSMAEVNSPYKLSVGEQILDFSAVDFPEGETVIEAKQGVGDLTIIVPRDIGMKIDWRVGVGEADIFDQEQSGVGNDGVVTRNEDNSRQLRINASVGLGQLEVRDVR; from the coding sequence ATGAATTTGGAACCGGGTCGGTTCGATGGCGATAATCCGCCACCGACCTATGAACAGTACCCACCGACTCCGCCTCCTCGGTCGGGCGTCTCCACCGGGACGCTCCTGCTCGGAGGGGTGCTGATTGTCGTCGGCGTTCTCTGGCTCCTGCAGCGTGCCGACATCATCGCCTCGCCGTGGCGGGCGGCCCTGCCCGGTGTGCTGATCGCCGTCGGCGTCGCGATCCTGATCGAGGCGCGCCGCAGGCTGGATGGCGGACTGGTGACGATCGGCGTCCTCCTGACGCTGATCCTGTCGATCACGTCGATCGCCGACATTCCGATCGGCGGTGGCGTCGGAGATCGCGACCATCGCCCGACATCAATGGCTGAGGTCAATTCGCCCTACAAGCTCTCGGTCGGTGAGCAGATCCTCGACTTCTCAGCAGTCGATTTCCCTGAGGGCGAGACGGTGATTGAGGCGAAACAGGGCGTCGGTGATCTAACGATCATCGTGCCGCGCGACATCGGCATGAAGATCGATTGGCGCGTCGGCGTCGGTGAGGCGGATATTTTCGATCAGGAACAATCCGGCGTGGGCAACGACGGCGTCGTGACGCGGAACGAAGACAACAGCCGCCAGTTGCGGATCAACGCATCTGTCGGGCTCGGTCAGCTGGAGGTGCGCGATGTACGCTGA
- a CDS encoding cell wall-active antibiotics response protein → MRRDPGQLILGVVLVVLGTALVLERTGLIGSFSVWSLWPIIIIAGGISTFMAGPSARLIGGIITGIGVILLAQSLDIVSGSVWGIVGALVLIGFGAWILLRREVPLVSVFSSGQQNETNANDRIELTTIFSEREIVSTATDLRQVTVTTVFGEVDLDLSRANVAPAGASVDVTAVFAEATIIAPPGWNVTVNGTAILGEVNDKTAPRKEPGLPTLAIQATAIFAEVTVKQYAHETVR, encoded by the coding sequence ATGCGCCGTGATCCCGGACAACTCATCCTCGGCGTCGTTCTGGTCGTCCTCGGTACCGCGCTGGTGCTGGAGCGCACCGGGCTGATCGGGTCGTTCAGCGTCTGGAGCCTCTGGCCGATCATCATCATCGCCGGCGGTATTTCAACCTTCATGGCCGGGCCGTCTGCCCGGCTGATCGGCGGGATCATCACCGGCATCGGCGTCATTCTGCTGGCGCAGAGCCTCGATATCGTCTCCGGCTCTGTCTGGGGCATCGTCGGGGCGCTGGTACTGATCGGGTTCGGCGCGTGGATCCTGCTGCGTCGGGAGGTGCCGCTGGTTAGCGTGTTCTCCTCGGGGCAGCAGAACGAGACGAACGCCAACGATCGCATTGAGTTGACCACGATCTTCAGCGAACGCGAGATTGTGAGCACCGCGACCGATCTTCGGCAGGTGACGGTGACGACCGTTTTCGGTGAGGTCGATCTCGATCTGTCGCGCGCCAACGTCGCACCGGCGGGCGCGTCAGTGGACGTAACAGCGGTCTTCGCCGAAGCGACGATCATCGCACCACCTGGCTGGAACGTGACCGTGAATGGCACCGCCATCCTCGGCGAGGTGAACGACAAGACCGCGCCCCGCAAAGAGCCGGGGCTGCCAACGCTGGCGATTCAAGCTACGGCGATCTTCGCCGAGGTGACCGTCAAGCAGTACGCCCATGAAACGGTGCGGTAG
- a CDS encoding catalase produces the protein MSDLIDPTIPSTGQNGAPAESDRNSTTVGNNGPIVLHDFHLIETLAAFNRERVPERNPHAKGAGAFGVFQTTHDVSAYTHAAVFQPGATTETLLRFSTVAGEQGSPDTWRDVRGFAVRFYTEVGNLDIVGNNTPVFFLRDPMKFPHFIRSQKRTPDSGVRDATMQWDFWTLNPESAHQVTYVMGDRGLPRSWRTMNGYGSHTYAWINKAGERFWVKYHFISEQGVEHMTGAEAEALAGKDAEYHRRDLFDAIAREEFPSWTLKVQIMPYDDARTYRINPFDLTKVWPHADYPLHEVGKLTLNRNPENFFAQIEQAAFAPSNQVPGTGISPDKMLLGRVFGYADAQRARIGTNYQQLPVNQPKNKINSYTFDGNMRFEHSGNAPVYAPNSFGRPWADTQGRVENSWENDGELVRSAYDLRPDDDDFSQPGTLVREVFDDAARDRFVETVSGALDGVREPVLSNAIQYWKNVDQTVGERIEARVRVGEVVALSSD, from the coding sequence ATGTCTGACCTGATTGATCCAACGATCCCTTCGACGGGCCAGAACGGTGCCCCCGCCGAGAGCGATCGCAACTCGACGACCGTCGGCAATAACGGACCGATCGTGCTGCACGACTTCCACCTCATCGAGACGCTCGCTGCGTTCAACCGCGAGCGCGTGCCCGAGCGGAACCCGCACGCCAAGGGTGCGGGCGCGTTCGGCGTCTTCCAGACAACGCACGATGTCTCGGCCTACACCCACGCAGCGGTGTTCCAGCCGGGCGCGACGACTGAGACACTCCTGCGATTCTCGACCGTCGCCGGCGAGCAGGGATCGCCGGATACCTGGCGCGACGTGCGCGGCTTTGCCGTGCGTTTCTACACTGAGGTCGGCAACCTCGATATCGTCGGCAACAACACGCCCGTCTTCTTCCTGCGCGACCCGATGAAGTTCCCGCACTTCATCCGCTCGCAGAAGCGGACGCCCGATAGCGGCGTGCGTGATGCCACGATGCAGTGGGACTTCTGGACGCTCAACCCCGAGTCGGCCCACCAGGTGACCTACGTCATGGGCGATCGTGGTCTGCCGCGCTCGTGGCGCACGATGAATGGCTACGGCTCCCACACCTACGCCTGGATCAACAAGGCCGGCGAGCGGTTCTGGGTGAAGTACCACTTCATCTCGGAGCAGGGTGTCGAGCACATGACCGGTGCTGAGGCGGAGGCGCTCGCCGGCAAGGACGCGGAATACCATCGCCGCGATCTTTTCGACGCGATCGCCCGCGAGGAGTTCCCGTCCTGGACGCTCAAGGTGCAGATCATGCCCTACGACGACGCCCGGACCTATCGCATCAACCCCTTTGACCTGACGAAGGTCTGGCCGCACGCCGATTACCCGCTGCACGAGGTCGGCAAGCTGACGCTGAACCGCAATCCGGAGAACTTCTTCGCCCAGATCGAGCAGGCCGCCTTCGCGCCGTCAAACCAGGTGCCGGGCACAGGCATCTCGCCGGACAAGATGCTGCTCGGTCGCGTCTTCGGCTATGCCGACGCGCAGCGCGCCCGCATCGGCACGAACTATCAGCAGCTGCCGGTGAACCAGCCCAAGAACAAGATCAACTCGTACACGTTCGACGGCAACATGCGCTTCGAGCATTCCGGCAATGCCCCGGTCTACGCGCCGAACTCGTTTGGACGCCCGTGGGCGGACACGCAGGGCCGGGTCGAGAACTCCTGGGAGAACGACGGCGAGCTCGTGCGCAGCGCCTACGATCTCCGTCCGGACGACGACGACTTCTCGCAGCCGGGCACGCTCGTGCGTGAGGTGTTCGATGACGCAGCTCGCGACCGGTTCGTCGAGACGGTCTCCGGTGCGCTCGATGGTGTGCGTGAGCCGGTGCTCTCAAACGCGATCCAGTACTGGAAGAACGTCGACCAGACCGTCGGCGAGCGCATTGAAGCCCGCGTACGAGTCGGCGAGGTTGTCGCGCTGTCGTCGGACTAA
- a CDS encoding SDR family oxidoreductase, which produces MTAPLTLEGQVVLVTGAGAGLGLATARAFGGAGAIVALNDRNEERVAAACAMLEADGIRALPATADVRDAEAVEAMFARVIRDVGAPRVVVANAGIYPNSRFLDISHDEWDAVIGVNLTGMFHTCQSAARAMVAAGIAGRIITLSSGAANRALHGWAHYSASKAGVIALTRSMAMELAPWGIRANAVLPGYIEVGDGGAHLSPDYRAAMRASSPLGRPGTPEDIANAIVMLASPLADYMSGTTLVVDGGASTGAAGLWPVAPEEAEE; this is translated from the coding sequence ATGACCGCACCACTCACCTTAGAGGGACAAGTCGTGCTGGTTACCGGCGCGGGTGCCGGGTTGGGGTTGGCGACGGCGCGGGCGTTTGGCGGGGCCGGCGCGATTGTGGCGCTGAACGATCGTAACGAGGAGCGCGTGGCCGCGGCCTGCGCGATGCTGGAGGCCGACGGGATTCGGGCCTTGCCAGCGACGGCTGACGTGCGCGATGCTGAAGCCGTCGAGGCGATGTTCGCGCGGGTGATCCGCGACGTCGGCGCACCGCGTGTCGTGGTGGCCAATGCGGGTATCTATCCGAACAGCCGTTTCCTCGACATCAGTCACGACGAGTGGGACGCGGTGATCGGCGTCAACCTGACCGGCATGTTCCACACTTGCCAGAGCGCCGCGCGAGCGATGGTCGCAGCCGGTATTGCCGGACGAATCATCACGCTCTCGTCGGGCGCAGCAAATCGGGCGCTGCACGGCTGGGCGCACTACAGCGCCTCGAAAGCTGGAGTGATCGCGCTCACCCGCTCGATGGCGATGGAGCTCGCGCCGTGGGGCATTCGGGCCAACGCGGTGCTGCCCGGCTACATCGAGGTCGGCGACGGCGGGGCGCACCTTTCGCCCGACTACCGCGCTGCCATGCGCGCATCATCCCCACTGGGCCGACCCGGCACGCCCGAGGACATCGCCAACGCAATCGTCATGCTGGCTTCACCACTCGCTGATTACATGAGTGGGACAACCCTGGTTGTCGATGGCGGAGCCAGCACCGGAGCCGCCGGACTATGGCCAGTCGCGCCGGAGGAGGCAGAGGAATGA
- a CDS encoding molybdopterin oxidoreductase family protein — MSRWKQIQAEHGRDAVAVYSGSSMTNEKCYLAGKFARLGLQTRHVDYNGRLCMSSAAGAYSKAFGIDRAPLPMTDIPLTKSILVVGSNVAECFPVMMQWLWKARDRGASLIVVDPRETPLARTADLWLPVKPGTDIALLNAMLRVIIHDGLVDEEYVRARTNGWDDVVEMVEPFTPEYAESLCGVPAKRILAAARLYGRADPSLIMHARGIEHSSHGVDNCLACINLALARGQMGKPGGGAMMITGQGNGQGGREVGQKASQLPGYRHIDVPEERQHMASFWGIPEPELPGPGAAATEMVHLMAEGEIRSCLVLCSNLMVSLPDLNVVQRALENLDPLVVIDFFMSETAELADVVLPGTVWCEDEGTTTNLEGRVVKINAAQEPPGEARTDWAIMNEIADRMGRGNLFPARSARAIWDELREASRGGVSDYYGITWEKIEDQQGVFWPCPELDHPGTPRLFTEKFGHPDGRARMFAIPYQPPAEEPGDAYPFRLTTGRVVYHYLSGNQTRRLGFLNSQAPEPWLEIHPRAAEQLGIQDGEVVRVRTKRAQMDVKALVVPTIRPDTIFIPYHWGHRLAANQLTNPAVDPTVKIPEYKACAAAVERIGTTPIISENGVVENYTPASTPTMFPYAVGEVKAE, encoded by the coding sequence GTGTCGCGCTGGAAGCAGATTCAGGCCGAGCATGGGCGCGATGCGGTCGCGGTCTACAGCGGTTCGTCGATGACGAACGAGAAGTGCTATCTGGCTGGCAAGTTCGCCCGGCTCGGTTTGCAGACGCGCCACGTCGATTACAACGGGCGGCTCTGCATGTCGTCGGCGGCGGGGGCGTACTCCAAGGCGTTCGGCATCGACCGTGCGCCGCTGCCGATGACCGACATCCCGCTGACGAAGTCGATCCTTGTTGTCGGCTCGAACGTCGCCGAGTGCTTCCCGGTCATGATGCAGTGGCTCTGGAAGGCGCGCGATCGCGGCGCGAGCCTGATCGTCGTCGATCCGCGCGAGACGCCCCTGGCGCGGACCGCCGATCTCTGGCTGCCGGTCAAGCCCGGCACCGACATCGCCCTGCTCAATGCGATGCTGCGGGTCATCATCCACGATGGCCTCGTTGACGAGGAGTATGTGCGCGCGCGGACGAACGGCTGGGACGATGTCGTCGAGATGGTCGAGCCGTTTACGCCGGAGTACGCGGAATCGCTCTGCGGTGTGCCGGCCAAGCGCATCCTCGCTGCGGCGCGGCTTTATGGGCGCGCCGATCCGTCGCTGATTATGCACGCGCGTGGCATCGAGCACTCGTCGCACGGTGTCGATAACTGCCTGGCCTGCATCAATCTGGCGCTGGCACGCGGCCAGATGGGCAAGCCCGGCGGTGGCGCGATGATGATTACCGGCCAGGGCAACGGGCAGGGCGGGCGTGAGGTCGGCCAGAAGGCGAGCCAGCTGCCCGGCTACCGGCACATCGATGTCCCGGAAGAGCGGCAGCACATGGCCAGCTTCTGGGGTATCCCCGAGCCAGAGCTGCCCGGCCCCGGCGCGGCGGCGACCGAGATGGTGCATCTCATGGCCGAAGGTGAGATCCGCAGCTGCCTCGTCCTCTGCTCGAACCTGATGGTCTCGCTGCCGGATCTGAACGTCGTCCAGCGTGCGCTGGAAAATCTCGATCCGCTCGTCGTCATTGACTTCTTCATGTCGGAGACGGCTGAGCTGGCCGACGTCGTTCTGCCCGGCACGGTCTGGTGCGAGGATGAAGGCACGACCACCAATCTGGAGGGTCGGGTCGTCAAGATCAATGCGGCGCAGGAGCCACCGGGCGAGGCGCGGACCGACTGGGCGATCATGAACGAGATCGCAGACCGCATGGGGCGCGGCAATCTCTTCCCGGCGCGCAGTGCGAGGGCGATCTGGGACGAGCTGCGTGAGGCGTCGCGCGGCGGCGTGTCGGACTACTACGGCATCACCTGGGAGAAGATCGAGGATCAGCAGGGCGTTTTCTGGCCCTGCCCGGAGCTCGATCATCCCGGCACGCCGCGCCTGTTCACCGAGAAGTTCGGGCATCCAGACGGACGCGCGCGCATGTTCGCGATTCCGTATCAGCCACCGGCGGAAGAGCCCGGCGATGCCTATCCGTTCCGCCTGACGACCGGTCGTGTCGTCTACCACTATCTCAGCGGCAACCAGACCCGCCGCCTCGGATTCCTGAACAGCCAGGCACCGGAGCCGTGGCTGGAGATCCACCCGCGCGCCGCTGAGCAGTTGGGTATTCAGGATGGCGAGGTCGTTCGTGTGCGCACCAAGCGCGCGCAGATGGATGTAAAGGCGCTGGTCGTCCCGACGATCCGGCCGGATACGATCTTCATCCCGTACCACTGGGGCCACCGGCTGGCGGCGAACCAGCTCACCAACCCGGCGGTCGATCCGACGGTCAAGATCCCCGAGTACAAGGCCTGCGCCGCCGCTGTCGAGCGCATCGGCACCACACCGATTATCAGCGAGAACGGGGTTGTCGAGAACTACACACCCGCCAGCACCCCGACGATGTTCCCGTATGCGGTCGGCGAGGTGAAGGCGGAATGA
- a CDS encoding ubiquinol-cytochrome c reductase iron-sulfur subunit, which translates to MKQADGQRISNRERAERWAVEFPYGWDADDAVSRRHLLRWAVMASGALFAATAGLAGLGFLRDRRTVAMRQIISADEVEVGGVHYFDYPGQDNHAILLRLTDDRFVAYSGKCTHLSCAVYWNSDRQILHCPCHEGVFEPETGDPIAGPPTRPLPKIAVRQDNGMIYALEEAP; encoded by the coding sequence ATGAAGCAGGCTGACGGGCAACGGATCAGCAATCGCGAGCGGGCGGAACGCTGGGCCGTGGAGTTCCCCTATGGTTGGGATGCTGACGATGCCGTGTCGCGCCGTCACCTGCTCCGCTGGGCGGTGATGGCATCTGGCGCGCTCTTTGCCGCCACTGCCGGGCTGGCCGGGCTGGGCTTTCTGCGCGACCGGCGCACGGTCGCCATGCGGCAGATCATCAGCGCCGACGAGGTTGAGGTGGGCGGTGTCCACTATTTCGACTATCCCGGCCAGGACAATCACGCTATTCTCCTGCGGCTGACCGATGACCGCTTTGTTGCCTACAGCGGCAAGTGCACCCATCTGTCCTGCGCTGTCTACTGGAACAGCGACCGCCAGATCCTGCACTGTCCCTGTCACGAGGGTGTCTTCGAGCCGGAGACGGGCGATCCGATCGCCGGACCGCCGACCAGGCCGCTGCCGAAGATCGCTGTCCGCCAGGACAACGGCATGATCTACGCGCTGGAGGAAGCGCCATGA
- a CDS encoding 4Fe-4S binding protein, with translation MVDFIDRGMSVATQPTLCMHCQDPVAPCAQVCPVMAILITPDGVVQQAEPSRCIGCRNCVYACPFGVPKFDIEARLMKKCNLCYDRTSQGLQPWCAQACPTQAIWYGDYEEFVNQREGRAVDVTVFGAQSVRTKNYHVVPDDEPRLDVTLLLLEAENQVAATSAAGEEAWVL, from the coding sequence ATGGTCGATTTCATCGACCGTGGCATGAGCGTCGCGACGCAGCCGACCCTCTGCATGCACTGCCAGGACCCGGTCGCGCCCTGTGCGCAAGTCTGTCCGGTGATGGCGATCCTGATCACGCCGGATGGTGTCGTGCAGCAGGCCGAGCCGTCGCGCTGCATCGGTTGCCGCAACTGCGTCTACGCCTGTCCGTTCGGCGTGCCGAAGTTCGACATCGAGGCGCGGCTGATGAAGAAGTGCAACCTGTGCTACGACCGCACCAGCCAGGGGCTCCAGCCGTGGTGCGCGCAGGCCTGCCCGACGCAGGCCATCTGGTATGGGGATTACGAGGAGTTCGTCAATCAGCGTGAGGGTCGCGCGGTGGATGTGACCGTCTTCGGGGCGCAGTCGGTGCGGACGAAGAACTACCACGTCGTGCCGGACGACGAGCCACGCCTGGATGTGACGCTGCTTCTGCTGGAAGCCGAGAACCAGGTCGCGGCTACGAGTGCCGCCGGCGAGGAGGCATGGGTTCTATGA